CTACTCCCCCGTGCAGCAGCAGTTCTTCAGCCGCCAGCAGACAATGTTTGACGGCCCGAAAGCGGTTCTGATACAACAAAATCGTCGTTACCTCGGCCAGCTTGTGGGCGATGGTGCAATCACTGGCCTGGCTGGATAAGGACGTAAATTCCTGCTGGGCCTCGGGAATCTGGTTGACCAGAAAGTTGATCAGTTCCGTTTTTTGGATAACGATTTCCATACATGGTGTTGGCTTGGTATGCCAATGGAATTACGAATCCAGTGCCACCTTCCGAAAGCCGTTGACAGTTAAATAGTTCTACAAAGCAATCCGCTCTGCAATCGATTTTACCCTTACCATTTTGGTACGTTTCTTTTTCAAACTGGAAATACAGGAAGCCCTCTTTTTTAACTCGCTCTGTTTTTTCTTCCAAATAGGCCGCTATTAGGCCCTGTCTCTGGTTATAAGAAGATTGGTTACTTACTGTACTAAAGGCCATCTCAATAGATGCCACCATTCGATCCGACTTTTTATGAATGTAAACTCATCTGAACAATTCGATGCCATCCTGATTGGAGTTGGGCAGGCCGGAAACCCACTGGCTTCGGCGCTCGCTCATCAAGGCTGGAAAATTGCCGTTATTGAACGAAAATACGTGGGTGGAACCTGCGTTAACGTGGGATGTACACCGACCAAAACCCTGATTGCTTCCGCCCAGGTGGCTTTTCAGGCCCGCCGGGCGGCCGAATTTGGCGTAGAAACCGGTGAGGTTCGGGTCGACCTGAAAAAGGCCATGGAGCGCAAGAACAAGATGATTGAGACGTCCCGCCAGAAGATTGAGGATAATCTAACCCAGACCGAAAACCTGACGCTTATGTACGGCGAAGCTCGTTTTAGCGGCTTCAGACAGGTTGATGTCACTTCGTCCGATGATCAGAAGCGGACGCTGACGGCCAACTTCATCTTCATCAATACGGGAGGCCGCCCGACCACGCCGGACATTGCCGGTCTGGATCAGGTTCCCTGGCTTACGTCCGACTCCATCCTGGATCTGGAGCAGCTACCAGACCACCTGATCATCCTGGGTGGAGGTTACATCAGCCTGGAATTCGGACAAATGTTCCGGCGGTTTGGCAGCCAGGTGACCATCATCGAACCCGGAGAGCAGCTTTTAAGCCGGGAAGACAAGGATGTTGCCGACGAAATAAGCACCATCTTGGAAGAAGAAGGCATCGAAATTCGCCTGAACACCGAGGTTCAGCGGATTAGTCGGGCAACGGACGGCACGCTCGAATTACAATTATCGACGGATCAGGGGGCGGCTCGGCTCAGCGGAAGCCATTTGCTGGTAGCCGTTGGCCGGACTCCCAACACCCAATCCCTAAATCTGGCGGCAACGGGTGTGGAAACCGACGACAAAGGATATATCCAGGTCAATAACCATCTGGAAACCACCCAACGCGGTATTTATGCCCTCGGCGACTGCAAGGGCGGCCCCGAATTTACCCACATTTCCTACGATGACTTCCGGGTGGTGCAGCAAAATCTGCTGGAAAGCGGCCATGCCAGCATCGCCGATCGGCCGGTTCCTTACACGGTTTTTACCGACCCGCAACTGGGCCGCATTGGTTTGAGCGAGCAGGAAGCCGCGAAACAGGGAAAGTCGTTTAAAGTAGCGAAGGTTCCGATGTCCATTGTCGCCCGGGCGCAGCACCTGAGTCAGACCAAAGGTTTCATGAAAGTCATTGTTGATGCCCAGACGGACCAATTACTCGGCGCGGCCATCCTGGGAACGGAAGGCGGTGAGATCATGTCGATGCTGCAAATTGCGATGATGGGGCAACTTCCGTATCAGCGGCTGCGAGATGCCATATTCGCCCACCCCTTGCTGGCCGAATCCTTCAGCGTTTTGTTTAGCAAAATGGAGGAGGAATCATAAAGCCTGACGGAACGATGTGGTATGAACCGATACCAATAGATTAGCCGGTCAGCCGACAAGCCGAATTGATGCCCTCATCTTCGGCTTGTCGGCTTCCGAAAGCAACCGTTTATTTTTCAAACTGGAAAATCTGCTCCATCCTGACCCACTTTTCGCCTTCTTTGGCCCAGGGCAACGGCTGCTGGAATTTCCACATGAGTTCCTCCCACTTCTGGACGTGCGGATTATCAGCATCCAGCGCGGCTTTTTTCTCGAATGTAAAATCGTCATCTGTTTCCAGAATCATCACCATGCGGTTGCCGGTGCGGTAAATCTGTAAATCCTGAATACCGGCGGCCAGGTCGTTCGCCCGAACTTCCGGCCAGCCGCTGCCGGGCGCGTGCCATTGTTCGTATTCAGCCATTAAATCGGGGTTGTCTTTCAGGTCAAGCGCCAGACAGAATCGTTGCATGGTTTCGGGTTTATGGTTGAGGGCGTTCAGCCAAAGTACTGCTTAAAAGCCGTGATGGTTTGCTGCGCAGCCTGGTCGGGATCGGGCCAGGGAAAAGCTTCGGCGGAAATATAACCTTCGTACGGAATGGCTTGCAAAGCCGTTGCAACCTCACGCATGGTCGTGTGGCCAAACCCCACCGGCCGCCGGTTGCTATCGGCAAAATGCACGTGGCCAATGGACGAACCCGCCGACCGGATGCTGTCGGCCAGCGATGTTTCTTCGATATTCATGTGGAACAGATCAGCCAGCAGTTTAACCCCCTGCGTTTCCAGGGATTTCAGCAAGGTTACTCCGTCTTCCAGCCGGTTAATCAGATTGGTTTCGTACCGGTTCAGGGGTTCATAAATCAGCGTAACGCCCTGTTCGTGGGCCTGTTTACCCAGAATGTTCAAACCGTCGGCCAGCCAGGCCAGGGCCTGTTCGCGCTCCACCCCCGGAACCGCGTTTCCCTGCATCGACCCAATGATGGCCGGCGCTCCGAAACCGGCCCCGAACGAGATCATGTCGGCAATAAACGCCACGGCTTTCGATCGCACGTGCGCATCCGGGTCGGTTAAGGTTAAGCCGTGCAGCACTTTTCCAGCCCCGGTGCCGACGGCGGCAATTTTAATTCCGAACTGGTCACCCAGGGCCGTCAGCCGGTCGGGGGCCACCGCATCCGGCGAAGCCGTAAACAGCTCAACGGCATCAAAGCCGAGGGAAGCCGCTTTAGCCATGCTGGTTTCCAGGTCGTGCCAGTAAATCCAGGGGCCGGTTTTGATATCGGGTACTAAAGCGATGGTAACCGCAGCTTTCATTGCGTAAGGCTGTTATCGAAATCCACCATAATTTTGGTAATCGGTCCCGGATTCTTCGACC
This Larkinella insperata DNA region includes the following protein-coding sequences:
- a CDS encoding sugar phosphate isomerase/epimerase family protein, with translation MKAAVTIALVPDIKTGPWIYWHDLETSMAKAASLGFDAVELFTASPDAVAPDRLTALGDQFGIKIAAVGTGAGKVLHGLTLTDPDAHVRSKAVAFIADMISFGAGFGAPAIIGSMQGNAVPGVEREQALAWLADGLNILGKQAHEQGVTLIYEPLNRYETNLINRLEDGVTLLKSLETQGVKLLADLFHMNIEETSLADSIRSAGSSIGHVHFADSNRRPVGFGHTTMREVATALQAIPYEGYISAEAFPWPDPDQAAQQTITAFKQYFG
- a CDS encoding L-rhamnose mutarotase → MQRFCLALDLKDNPDLMAEYEQWHAPGSGWPEVRANDLAAGIQDLQIYRTGNRMVMILETDDDFTFEKKAALDADNPHVQKWEELMWKFQQPLPWAKEGEKWVRMEQIFQFEK
- a CDS encoding mercuric reductase produces the protein MNVNSSEQFDAILIGVGQAGNPLASALAHQGWKIAVIERKYVGGTCVNVGCTPTKTLIASAQVAFQARRAAEFGVETGEVRVDLKKAMERKNKMIETSRQKIEDNLTQTENLTLMYGEARFSGFRQVDVTSSDDQKRTLTANFIFINTGGRPTTPDIAGLDQVPWLTSDSILDLEQLPDHLIILGGGYISLEFGQMFRRFGSQVTIIEPGEQLLSREDKDVADEISTILEEEGIEIRLNTEVQRISRATDGTLELQLSTDQGAARLSGSHLLVAVGRTPNTQSLNLAATGVETDDKGYIQVNNHLETTQRGIYALGDCKGGPEFTHISYDDFRVVQQNLLESGHASIADRPVPYTVFTDPQLGRIGLSEQEAAKQGKSFKVAKVPMSIVARAQHLSQTKGFMKVIVDAQTDQLLGAAILGTEGGEIMSMLQIAMMGQLPYQRLRDAIFAHPLLAESFSVLFSKMEEES
- a CDS encoding DUF7674 family protein, translating into MEIVIQKTELINFLVNQIPEAQQEFTSLSSQASDCTIAHKLAEVTTILLYQNRFRAVKHCLLAAEELLLHGGVAIKTFIGSVYIHRISVLIDRADNRAEMLEYLLPRDLRSEYNRQLKTCLP